The DNA sequence TCGTCACGACTCCTTGCGTTTGCTCGATCTCGTTGAGCTGGAGAAAATGGTCCCAGCCAACCCGAAAAGCATTCGTCAGATTCTTGACTCGTTGCTGTTCCATCGCTCTAGAGTTGCTACGGCTCGTGGCGAATTCATGCGCAATCGATCCGACTTCCAATACCCGCAACCCTTGAATCATGGAATCAGTTCCTGCGATATAACCCGCAAATAGATCCGCATGGAATTCCATCTGGCGAGAGAGCTTGGCATGGGCGGCATTGATCCAACTATAAGCCCAGCGCAGCAGCGATCTGATTGCCGATACAATGTTGTAAATCAACCTAGCGATAAACATGACGAGGTAGTTCCCAGTGTCTTGCCAGGATTGGAGGGTTTGATCCCAAGCGTCATATTCAAAGGTAAGATTGTAGATCGCCTGATTGACTGCAGAAACGTACCGAGCCATTTTGAGGCTCTTTTGGGAAAAATGGCCAAACTCATGGGCAAGTACGGCCTTGAATTGACTCGTTGTCAATACCTCCACCAATGGAGCTCCAATGATCAAATCCTTTTGACCAGAAAAAAGTGGGCCTAGAAAATGGGGTTTTATAGATACCGCGGCATTCATCTCAGGGACCAGAAACACTTGGTTGGGTAAGGGAGCCTCCAATTCTCTGGCAACTGATTGGATCATGTCGAATAGCGCGGGATGATCTTCGGCGGTCAATTCCTGTTTGGCGGAAGCCTCATCGGGCTTCTTGGCGAAAATAAATTTCAAAAGGAATAGCACGATCATTCCTGGTGTCGCGACCATCAGAAAGGTCAGAAATCCAGTAAAAATGGTCGCTTTAGCCATTAGCAAGTTAAAGCCTCCAATAATTGCCCAGTAGAGGCAAAATGCGAAGGCAGCTAACAGTGCCAAATAAACTAGGCCGAATCCTAAGATGGCCAGTAGAACCAGATTGGCGCTTTTCCGGAGGGATGTAGGTGGGTTGAGCCAGACTGGTGATGCAGTCTGAGAGACAGGAGTTGTGGTCATGGTGTACTTTCAAGAATTTCGAAAGCTCCCAATATCGGTAAAGAATAGGAATTCGCCAACCGATCTAATCACATCTTTCTCGACCTCATTCTGTGTAGATCCAGCCTGAAATTAGTACTTCAATTCGCGGACATAGTCCACGATTTCATCAGGTAGCAGGCCATCGATATTGCCCCGGTATTTGATCACTTCCCGGACGATGGTCGAGGAAATAGCCGCCGTCTCGGGGCTACTTAGCAGGTGCACGGTTTCAATATCCGGCGCCATGTGTTTGTTGATCAATTCGATCGGCTGTTCATAGCTGAGATCTTGGGGAGATCTGAGGCCACGGAGCAGAAATTGAGCTCCTTGCTTCCTGGCAAATTCCACCGTCAATTCCTGATAGGATGCCACCCGGACCTTGGATTCATGTGCAAATACCATGTTCAACATTTCGATGCGTTCCTCCAAGGTGAAGAAGTATTTCTTGGCGCTGTTGAATCCACAAGCAACGATGATCTCATCGAAAATGGTGCGACCTCTGAGGACGATTTCCACATGGCCTCGGGTGATCGGATCAAATGATCCGGGAAACATGGCGATCTTCATGGGATCGATACGGGTTAGAGAATTGAGGGAAAAGATTTAGGCCAGCAATTAGGTGGGATTGTCTGGCTTTTCAAAGAAGCGTTCAAGGATTTGGCATTCGAAGTCCGCCCTCGCCTTATTCGGCTTCAAAGAGAGAGACACTGGAGGAGCCATATTTGCGCAGCTCCACAAATCCCGGAAGATGATCAAACGAATTTTGCGAAGCGTGTTCCACCCACAAGTCTCCTTGCGCAGCCAACAGCTTCCCTTCCATGATCTGCTGGATGATCTGATCCTGACCGGGCATCGCATAAGGTGGGTCCATAAAAATCAAATCATAGGAACCCGAATGCTGCCGGATGAATTTGCGCACATCTGCCTTGACCACTTTGCCGGGGACCCCAAGTTCCTTCAAGCCTCGCTGAATGGTCTTGACGCACCCGATATGCTGATCTACGGACAAGACAGATTCCACGCCACGACTCCAAAACTCATAGGTCATATTTCCGGTCCCTGCAAATAGGTCTAGGACCCTCATCCCTTCCCATTCGTAGCGATTGGACAAGATATTGAACAATGCCTCCTTGGTCCGATCAGTGGTAGGCCGAACGGGCAATCCCTTGGGGGCATGAATCACTTTCCCTTTGAATTTTCCAGAAATGATGCGCACAGATATGGATTGATGCGTGAATTGCGGCAAAGGTAGCACAAAATTCGGGGGACTAGGACAGCCATCCCAAAAACCCGAATTTCCAGTAAGGGACCGAACTTGCAGCTTTGGGTAGATTGTCCAGAAACGTCGTGGGAAGCTGGCAATGGACATTCGAAGGAATCACACGATCTGTCCCCCAGTCGGGATTCCATTCTCCCATCATCCAGCATGGCGTGGTGATGGGGTCCAAGTCTGCCACCTCTAGCGCCATGTGCACAAAATACCACAGGTCTTTTCGGTTGCGAATTTGGTACATATTGCTGAGGTGCAATTGTCCATCCTTGCAAACGGTGATCATGACTTGCTCATCAAAAATCTGGACCCACAGATGATCTGGATGTTCGCTTGCAAAGGCTTCCTGAAGCTTTAGGTGAATCTCGGCCAAGTGCCGTTGCTCATGGTTCCCCAGATAGACATCGATGAGGTGATCGTACTCGGGATTCCCTTGGTAGACCAGTTGAAGGTCTCTCTCTGGAAAATCCACGGTTTCCAGTTGGTCGGTATGATTGGAGCCTTGCTGCATGTGCCGATAGATCAACTTGCCCGTGTAGGCAAATTCCGTCGGCATGATCTGGTATCCCGGTGTGGAAAGGACCACCTGCGTCTGGGCGTAGGGTTGCTGGATTCGGGATTCCTTTTGGATGACCAACCGGAGGAAAACAAAGGGGTTGATGTCAAGGCTATTCACGAATTCATCTACTGCCACAATTTCCCGGTTCGACACCATCAATACCTGATAGAGCCTTTTGGGATGAATGAGCAGAATCCGCTTGCAGGTAGGCAACCAAGACGCTGAAAGTGTTGCGGGGAGCAGGGTACGATGCGAGAAGTGCGGGCTGGCCATGAGGTCTACTTGTACACCCACCCTACACGAATTTTGCCGAAACCTGCACGCAGGCAGGGGGGCAGGTGGGGAGATTGGTTCAAATTAGGTATTTTCGTTACAAATCTCCAATTACGGACCAGCTCCTTTTGGAAGCGCGAACCATTACCCTTAGCTTATTATATTGAGCATCTGGTTCAGCGATATATTCCTCTCATGACTCTATCCATGATCGGCCATACTCGTAAACAGCCATACGTCCCATTCTCAAAGAAATCTTGACATGAAGCTAAAGCCCTTTTTCATCTTGTTGATTTTTGCTGGATTTGGTGCAGCTCCTGCCAAAGCCCAAGTCCAAGACCGCCTGTTGCCGCATTTCGGCTTCATGTGGGAATTTGTCCAGCAAATTTCCAATCAAGGTACGGTAGGAGAATCGCGAGAACTATTTGCCAACTACTACAATTTCGCTATTGGAACTTATTACGTCATCGGCCACCGCAACGATGTCATGAGCTATGGCGTCGATGGTACCGCTCAATTTGGATTCAACTTTGTAGGAGGTCAATTCAATTACGTCGCTCAGATCCCTGTCTACTTGATGGGTCGGATCGGCGCCAATTCCACGCCCTACAACATGCAGAAGTTTGGCCTTTCGGCTGGGTTTGGCTTTCACTACACATACTTTACCCAAGTGACTGGAAGCAACATTCGACAGAAAGCCCACATTTTCAATCCGAGCATCGTGTTTGAAGCCACGCTCAACTCTTCCGGCAATCCATTGACGGGTAGAGTACATTTCACCCCATTCTTCTCCGATACCAAAGTAACCCAGGAGACTCCGGTAACCACTCTCGAACGGCAGGTACCCATGGGAGGGTTTGGACTCGGGCTGATCTACGGATTCTAGACACACCGGTATCATAGGCACAAAAGAGGCTTCCTTTCGGGGGAGCCTCTTTTTGTTTCACATAGGTGCCAAAGGATCTGAGGGCTTCTTTCCTCCTAAACATCCCCCAGCCTGTCCCCATTTCCCCACGCCTTCCCCCAGCGATTCCCTCCACAACCAAAAATCACCCAGAAAAATCGAAAACGCCCCATAGGTTCTATGGGACAGTCCGATAGATTTTTGTGAAATTGCAGGATCAATCGCAAGCGATCCTCATTTATGATCACCATCATCGGAGCCGGCTTGACCGGACTGACTGCTGGCTACACCCTGAAACAGGCGGGTGTACCTTACCGAATTATCGAGGCTACCCAGCGAAGTGGGGGAAACATCCAATCCTCCACCGAGGGTCCATATACCTTGGAATCTGGCCCCAATACCTTGCAACTGAACGACGAGATCTACGGTTTTCTGGAAGAGCTGGGACTCGCCGATGATATACAGGCAGCAAGCCCTGCTGCCAAATACCGCTTCATTCTCAAGAACGGGGTTTACCGCAAACTCCCGACAGGACCGCTTTCCTTGCTGTTTGGCTCCACCCTGACAGGGCACGCCAAGCGCAAGATCTGGAAAGAGCGCACTTTGGCGGCGGGAGGTAATCCCAATGAGACGGTGGATTCCTTCTTCCGGAGAAGATTTGGAGACGAGATTGCCGACTATCTGGTCGCGCCATTTATTAGCGGAATATTCGCAGGAGATGCGAGAGCATTGCTGCTGAATGAGGCATTTCCTCAACTGGCGGACTTCGAATCCAACTATGGCTCCGTGATCCGCGGCATGATGAAATCCCGCAAAAAGCAGGAGCACAAAGGCCCTGTCTCCTTCAAAGGAGGGCTACAGCGCATGACCGATCGTCTCGCTGAACTACAGGCTGAGCATATTCAGTATAACACCCCTGTCACGGGCATTCGCCAAAATGGCCAAGGATTCGAGGTACTGACAGAATCAGAAGTCCTTCAGGCAGATCAGGTCATTTGTACCGTGCCTGCCCACATCTTGGCCCCTTGGATGGAAGAATCCCATCCTACGCTAGCAGCAGCGTTGCAGGCCATCAAATATCCGCCCGTAAGCGTCGTGCACACGAGCCTGAATCTCGTGGACCTACGCCACAAATTGGCAGGATTTGGAGCACTGCACAATCATCTAGAACATTCCAACACCCTTGGCTCTTTGTTCATTAGCACGCTATTTCCAGATCGCTGTCCAGAGGAGGAAGTCCTCATCACTACCTTTGTGGGCGGGCAAAAGTATCCGAAGCGCGCACAGCAGAGCGACAATCAACTCAAGGAAGCCGTCCTAAGAGACTATAGCAAATATCTGGGTCTCCGAGGCAAGCCGAGCTTCCAGAAAGTAGTGCGCTGGGAAAAGGCGATCCCACAATATGATGAGCGGATCAGACCTGCCCATGCAGAAGCACTCAAACTGGCGGATACGGGCTTGAGATTCGGCGGCAACTGGATTGGCGGAATTTCGCTGCCAGCATGTATTGCGAATGGAAAATCCCTCGCCCAATCGGCGCTTGAGTCCCGCGTTTGACGGATTCGGTACACTTTCCTTCGTGATTGGCAGCCAGAGACTTTTTAATTCGCGGAAACACCCCCGCCGTCCTTTGGTTTTTCCCTGTGGGACGGGTAACTTTGCGCGAAATCAAACCTGAGACTTCTCTTTTATCCTCATAATACTCATCCCATGAGCATTCTAGTCAATAAGGATTCCAAGGTCATTGTACAGGGCTTTACCGGTAAGGAAGGTTCTTTCCACGCTTCCCAAATGATCGAGTACGGGACGCAGGTTGTGGGCGGTGTAACCCCTGGAAAGGGAGGAAACACCCACCTCGATCGCCCTGTTTTCAATACAGTCAACGATGCCGTTGCTGAAACGGGAGCAGATGTTTCCATCATTTTTGTACCCCCAGCCTTTGCGGCTGATGCCATCATGGAAGCTGCCGATGCAGGTGTTGGACTCGTAGTGTGTATCACTGAGGGGATCCCTGTTAAGGACATGATCTACGTCAACGAGTACATCAACGACCGTGACGTAACTTTGGTAGGACCTAACTGCCCAGGCGTTATCACTCCTGGAGAATGTAAGTTGGGAATCATGCCCGGGTTCATCCACACCCCTGGTAACGTCGGGATCGTTTCCCGCTCCGGTACCTTGACTTACGAGGCAGTTGCACAGGTTTCCGCGCAAGGTTTCGGACAATCCACTTGCGTTGGTATCGGTGGTGACCCTATCATCGGTTCTACTCACTTGGACGTCATCAAGCTGTTCAACGAGGACCCTGCTACTGAAGCTATCATCATGATCGGTGAGATCGGTGGTAACAACGAAGAAATCGCAGCTGAATGGATCAAAGAAAACGTCAACAAGCCTGTTGTCGGATTCATCGCTGGACAAACTGCACCTCCCGGACGTCGTATGGGCCACGCTGGCGCCATCACTTCCGGTGGACAGGGTACTGCCAAAGGCAAAATGGAAGTTATGGCTTCCTGTGGAATCCACGTTGTGGAAACTCCTGCCGAAATCGGTACGACCCTCGCCAAAGCGGTTGGGCAAACTGCCTAATTTCCGCAAGGCTTACTCACATAGCAAAGCGGCTGGCTCCAGATGGAGTTCAGCCGCTTGTTTGTTTTGCGCTTGTATTCTGCGATCCCACAAGGAGATTCCCCTACCCCGATGGTTTTTCACTGGATGGAAAAAATCCGTAGCTAAGCTCGTTTCCAAGGATTTGGGCGTGCCTCGGCGAACTTGGCTTTGGAGTCCTTCCCTGACAAAAAGGTCGCCGAGTCGGGCTGTCCACGAGTTCGCTATCGCTTCCGTCCTCCGCTGAAGGCTCCGGACCGCGCCTAGCGGCTCGTCGTTACCATCCCTCACGCCACACCTGCCAGCCGCACATCTACCGATCATCTTCCCCCCCCCAAAAAACGAGGGCCGACCTACTGGCCGACCCTGTTTCGTTGAAGATTGAATGTCTTGAAGATTGAAAAGGCGCTAAGCGCAAGGGGCTGAATCTTTGAGCGAGGGGCTTACAATCGAGATCTTAAGATCCGGAAGCAGCAAGCGCACCCAAGATCAATGCAGTCCCAAACCCGATGGTAGCGTACAGGATGTTTTGTCCTTTTGCTTTGCGCTTGTAGCATTGCAGGTAAGTAGGATCTTCGAAGAGATCTTCATTTTGGGAGTACATCATGGTATCCTTGTCCTTGTAGGGGCGTGGATTTCCCAAGGCAGTACCTACGATGGCCACTGGTCCGAAGAGGAATCCCAAAACGAAGTGCTTGGCTTTCTTGGCGTGGAAGTTTTCCGCGTCCTGCGTTCCGGACATACAGCGGTCTGACGCAGGCATTTCCATGTATCGCTTGAGCTTGCGGCTGTTTGGATTGGCAAATTGCAGCGTGTAGATATCATCTGCAGGAATCTCAAAGACGTTGCCGTCCTCTGCCTTGAAGTCGATCGAGCATGCCTGAACTTGCTTGACCGTTCCCGTGAAGGTCTTGCCATTGGTCAGGGTGAGGATATCGCCCTTCGCAAATCCAAAGGCAGCTGAGAATAGGGCAGCGGAGAGAAGGAGGAAACGTTTCATGACAGGTGTTTGTGTGTGTGTTTGTTTGATATTGCCTTCGTGTTTTCCGAAAGCATGATCAGATTACGCCCATGTCCTTGGTTCGATATATGGGAGTGAACACCTGTGCAGAATTTCCCTACAGTTATGTCAAATCTTCGTGCAGTGATGTACCGCTGCCATGAAAGCAAACAGCCGATCTCGGTGAGGAGATCGGCTGAAATTGTCTAGTGAAACATGGTTTAGTGCCTTTTTCGAGCATCTTCTCGGTCGTATGCAGCGATGATCTGCTTGACCAGTTTGTGCCGGACAACATCCTTGGCATCCAGACGAACCGTGGCAATCCCTTTGATTCCTTCCAGAATTTTGAGCGCCTGACTCAATCCAGATCGTTGGCGAGGCGGCAAGTCAATCTGAGAGTCATCTCCCGTGATAATCACCTTGGAGTGTTCCCCCATCCGTGTCAGGAACATCTTGATCTGCATCTCGGTCGTGTTTTGGGCTTCATCCAAAATCACGTAGGCGCGATTCAGCGTACGCCCTCTCATGTAGGCAAGCGGCACGATCTCGATGATATTGTTGTCCATGTAGTACTTGAGCTTCTCGGTATGCATCATGTCTCCGAGTGCATCATACATGGGCCTCAAATACGGATCGACCTTGTCCTTCATATCACCGGGAAGGAAACCCAGACTTTCCCCAGCATCGACCGCTGGACGGCATAGGACGATCTTTTTGACGCGCTTTTCCTTGAAGGCCTTGACCGCAAGCGCCACGGCGATGTAGGTCTTACCGGTACCAGCGGGACCGACAGCGAAGATAATGTCGTTGTTTTCCGAAGCTCCTACAATCTTTCGTTGACCGAGGTTTTTGGGTTTGATCATGAGGCCACTTCCTCCGTGGACCAGAACTTCGTCAGCACTGGCGAGCGGGACTTTGGCCTTGACTTGCTGCTCGGAATTTGAGATGAGTTCTTCGAAGCGATTGTCCGATACCCTTCCCTTTTTCTTGACTTCCTCCAGCAATCCTCCCAAGATGACCTTGAGCTTATCGACTTTTTCCTTCTCTCCCTGAATGCGGAGCGCGTCCCCACGGGCCACGACTTTGACATCGGGAAAACCTGCCTCGATTTGGTGGAGTCTCAGGTTGTTGACACCATAAATTTCCAGAGGACTGATGTCTTCGAGCAAAAATGTGAATTCAGTCAATACACGTTGTGTTTAGAATGATCAATTCGTTGAAGGACCTGTTAAAAATACATATTTTTGCCTCTCGGGTGCAACTGCTGCGTCAATCCGCATAAAGTTGCTCCCAATTGCGTTCTGCAAGGAAAAATACGGAACAGGAAATCACTCACAGGAATGGAGTGATGGATCAGGAGGGGTTGCGGGTTTTTACGGTGTGAATCGGAAAACGGTTATGAATTGACGATCCGCGCATGATCTATGTCCTTCCCCCCTGCTCGATTTGAAAACGGTTCCTATTCCTCGTAATATGCCCCGAATTTGAGAGCGAAGCCATATTTGGCGCTTTTTGACCATGGCCATCATCACCCTCACCACAGATCTAGGAGACAGCAGCCACTACCCGGCCGTGCTGAAGGGGATTATATTGTCCATGTGCAAGCAGCCTACCCTTGTGGATGTGACGCACAACATTTCGGATTTCGACATCATGCAGGCCGCTTTTGTGGTCAAACATGCCTACCCAGCCTTTCCCAAGGGCAGCATTCATCTCGTAGGAGTAGACCCCGGAGACCCATCTCAGCATCATGGGATCGTAGTGAAGCATGATGATCATTATTTCATCGGTGCTGATAACGGGATCATGCCATTGATCTGTGGGAAAGATTTACATCAGGCAAGATGGATCGAGCATGATGGGCTGTTTCGTACGGATTATCCCACATCGTTCCGAAGTGCGCGGGTATTTGCTCCCACTGCCGCATTTTTGGCGAGTGGCGGATCGCTGGAAGAGATCGGCAGCCCCGCGGATCTCAAGGAATTGAAATGGGGCCATCCCAGCTATTCCAACAATTGCCTGCGTGGAAAAATCATCCATATCGACAAATTCGGAAATGCCATCACGAACATTCCCCGACAGGATTTCCTCTCCATCAAGGATGACCGCCGATTCGAAATCTTCATCCGTAATGTCCGCCTCAAACGGATCGTCAACACCTATTCCGATGTAGGCAAAGCAGATGCGCTCGCCATATTCGGTGGAAGCGGATGCCTCGAAATTGCCATGCGCGAAACCTCTGCTGCCGATCTGCTCGGCCTCAAAGTGAATGACATGATCACTATTGAGTTCAGCTGAGACCTCCCAACTTCCTCTATTGCTGAAGGCAAAGACACTTTCTATTGCGTACTGAGAAAATGAGTTTCCGGTGCTAAATATTCCAAATTGGAATACACAATAATAATATGTAACCACTTGTATTCTATATGAATACTATTTATTATCGCATATCGCGATAATAAATAGTATTCATGATTATCAAGTCAGTGCCGACGATGCGGCCCCAAGATATTTTGGTCTTGCTCAAGATTAATTTAATGGAAGACCAGAAATGGACTCAGATCGATTTGGCTCAGGCACTCTTCATGAGTCAATCTGAAATCAGTGCATCCCTCAAGCGGTCTACTTATTCAAAACTGCTGTATGAAAAAGGACGAAAGGTACAACGGCCATTATTGATGAAATTTATCCAATACGGTCTTCCCTTCTCATTTCCTCAGCAGCCGGGCCCCGTTCTTAGGGGAATTCCTACTGCTCATAGTGCCCCTCCTTTGAAGGAAGAAATTCTTAGTGATACCGTTTATGTTTGGCCTTCATCAAAAGGAAAAGTAAGAGGCCAAAGCATTCAACCCTTATATCCTTCAGTAGGTGAGGCAATTCTGGTTGATCAGCAGTTATATGAATTGCTCGCCTTGATAGATGCCGTACGAATCGGTCGGGCTCGTGAACGGAACTTGGCATTAGACATCCTCAACCAGCGACTTTCATGAACAATGCATCTATAAACCGAATTGCAACGATCAAAGTGGCCAAAGCTCTGGGCCATCTGTGCGAGGAGGTGATCTTCGTTGGAGGAGCGACAGTGAGCTTATATATAGATGACCCTGCTGCCGAAGACATTCGTCCTACCAAAGATATAGATCTTGCTTTTCACATTATCACAGTTGGAGAATTGGAACAGTTACGCTCCGATCTGAATCAAAGAGGATTTCGTGAAGCAGTAGAAGGCAAGGTCATTTGCCGTTTCCATTTGGAAGAATTGCTGGTGGATGTAATGTCTACTCAAGAGGTTGGCTGGGCTCCTGGCAATCGGTGGTTTTTGGCTGGATTTGACTCAGCGCTGGCAGTGAAACTAGATGAAGTGAGAATCAGCATTCTACCCCTTCCATTTTTCCTAGCTGCAAAATTGGATGCATTCTTCGATCGAGGGATGGAAGATGTGTATGCAAGCACTGACTTGGAAGATATTGTCTACTTATTGATCCATACTTCTAATGCCATTCACCAAATCCAACAAACAACGGAAGAAGTAAGGGCTTATCTGAAAGAAAGTGCCCATAATATCTTGAAAAACCGATCAATCATGAATGCCATTCCGGGGCACCTATCCTATGACAATCCAGATGAACAATTAGCTTCTATCAAACATATCCTCTCTAGAATCGCTCATATATAGCATGAAGCGGATGCCTCGAAATTGCCATGCGCGAAACCTCTGCTGCCGATCTGCTCGGCCTCAAAGTGAATGACATGATCACTATTGAGTTCAGCTGAGACCTCCCAACTTCCTCTATTGCTGAAGGCAAAGACACTTTCTATAAGGGTTTTGAGGAAATATTCTTTATCGCGATATGGAATATCCCCCCAAACAATTCCCCCCATTTTCGATCTACCAAACCAAAAAGCCCAACTCAAATCAATGAGCTGGGCTTTATATATGATTACAAACAAGATCAATTCATAGGATCTTCATTCTCGGGATCTTCCTCTTCTGGCAAGATCCGCGTAGGGCTCACCTCCAATGCACTTTCATCTTCGTCTTCTGACTCAATATCTTCCTCGATGAGCCAGTTGAGCGTCTCTCCATTGTCCTTCAATTCCTTGACGGGGACAGCAGTCACAGCTCTTGCAATCAAATCATCACTCGCTTTTAGACCTTCGAAATAGTGCATCTTCATCCGACGGAGATAGTCGAGGCTACCATCAGTCATGATGAAATCACTGGAAACCCGTTTTTCGGAAGGCGTGTATGGAGATGCATTCACGTATTTCATGACTCGGGAGCAATACAGGCTGACCACATAGGTATGGTCTCTGTAGATCACCTTCAAGTCAGGAATGAAGCATTCAGGTGCAGGCAACGCTTCCTCGAAGAGAATATAATCAGGGAGGTTATTGATGGTATCCTCTACGGAGAAGGTCAGCTTGACGCGGTCTACATCAAACTGAGTGGTGTAGCACTTCGGAATATCGGCCGGTTTGGTCACGTTGAGGAGCACGAGAAAGGCTTGCTCCATCTCTGGTTCGGTCGCTTGAGGTTGGGCCATCAGCGTGCACAGCGACAAGGTGCAAAGGGTGAGGAAAATCGAGAAAGTGCGCATAGCTGCTATTCAAGAAAAAGTGAATCGTCAAATTACAAAATATGTCGTTCCGGCCAACACATTTTATTACTGGACAAATTATGTGCCGTCCCTCGCTACCCATTCCAAAAAACGTTGGGTTTACGCATAAAAAAGAACCATTCACCACCAGTCTTCACAAAAAATCAACTATTCGATATTCATAACTTCCCCCCTTCGCAATATGAGGGCAGATTCTGACGAATTCCTGCCTATTTGCGACTATGTTGGAAATTTCGCCAGAAACGTTTTCCGGAAATTTGATCTAGCTCTTGAGAAAATGGCCAATCAACACGATCGGACAAGCGAAAGGACAGAGCCCATCCTTGTAAAGCTGCATCATTCATCATACCATATCACGAGCGTTTCCCCTACTCTTCATTGAGTGGGAATCCTTTCACTTCGCGATTCAATAGGTCTTACCTTTCCCCCTGAAATTGCTAAAAATCCGATCGTTTAAAACGGCAATCCACCGCGGATCGCTTCGGGAGGTTGTTCTTTGAATGACTAAGCACTAACTTTGCGCCTTCATAGCTGACAATCAGTTGATATGCAGAAAGTTGCGTTTTACACATTGGGCTGTAAGCTGAATTTTTCCGAAACTTCCACCATTGCTCGGCAATTTTTGGAGGCTGGGTTCACCAAAACCGAGTTTTCTGATGCTGCAGATGTCTACATTATCAATACCTGTTCGGTGACTGATAATGCAGACAAGAAGTGTCGCAAAATCATCAAGCAGGCGCTAAAACAAAATGCAGATGC is a window from the Pontibacter sp. G13 genome containing:
- the coaD gene encoding pantetheine-phosphate adenylyltransferase; this translates as MKIAMFPGSFDPITRGHVEIVLRGRTIFDEIIVACGFNSAKKYFFTLEERIEMLNMVFAHESKVRVASYQELTVEFARKQGAQFLLRGLRSPQDLSYEQPIELINKHMAPDIETVHLLSSPETAAISSTIVREVIKYRGNIDGLLPDEIVDYVRELKY
- the rsmD gene encoding 16S rRNA (guanine(966)-N(2))-methyltransferase RsmD, giving the protein MRIISGKFKGKVIHAPKGLPVRPTTDRTKEALFNILSNRYEWEGMRVLDLFAGTGNMTYEFWSRGVESVLSVDQHIGCVKTIQRGLKELGVPGKVVKADVRKFIRQHSGSYDLIFMDPPYAMPGQDQIIQQIMEGKLLAAQGDLWVEHASQNSFDHLPGFVELRKYGSSSVSLFEAE
- a CDS encoding DUF3822 family protein, whose product is MGVQVDLMASPHFSHRTLLPATLSASWLPTCKRILLIHPKRLYQVLMVSNREIVAVDEFVNSLDINPFVFLRLVIQKESRIQQPYAQTQVVLSTPGYQIMPTEFAYTGKLIYRHMQQGSNHTDQLETVDFPERDLQLVYQGNPEYDHLIDVYLGNHEQRHLAEIHLKLQEAFASEHPDHLWVQIFDEQVMITVCKDGQLHLSNMYQIRNRKDLWYFVHMALEVADLDPITTPCWMMGEWNPDWGTDRVIPSNVHCQLPTTFLDNLPKAASSVPYWKFGFLGWLS
- the hemG gene encoding protoporphyrinogen oxidase, which gives rise to MITIIGAGLTGLTAGYTLKQAGVPYRIIEATQRSGGNIQSSTEGPYTLESGPNTLQLNDEIYGFLEELGLADDIQAASPAAKYRFILKNGVYRKLPTGPLSLLFGSTLTGHAKRKIWKERTLAAGGNPNETVDSFFRRRFGDEIADYLVAPFISGIFAGDARALLLNEAFPQLADFESNYGSVIRGMMKSRKKQEHKGPVSFKGGLQRMTDRLAELQAEHIQYNTPVTGIRQNGQGFEVLTESEVLQADQVICTVPAHILAPWMEESHPTLAAALQAIKYPPVSVVHTSLNLVDLRHKLAGFGALHNHLEHSNTLGSLFISTLFPDRCPEEEVLITTFVGGQKYPKRAQQSDNQLKEAVLRDYSKYLGLRGKPSFQKVVRWEKAIPQYDERIRPAHAEALKLADTGLRFGGNWIGGISLPACIANGKSLAQSALESRV
- the sucD gene encoding succinate--CoA ligase subunit alpha; translated protein: MSILVNKDSKVIVQGFTGKEGSFHASQMIEYGTQVVGGVTPGKGGNTHLDRPVFNTVNDAVAETGADVSIIFVPPAFAADAIMEAADAGVGLVVCITEGIPVKDMIYVNEYINDRDVTLVGPNCPGVITPGECKLGIMPGFIHTPGNVGIVSRSGTLTYEAVAQVSAQGFGQSTCVGIGGDPIIGSTHLDVIKLFNEDPATEAIIMIGEIGGNNEEIAAEWIKENVNKPVVGFIAGQTAPPGRRMGHAGAITSGGQGTAKGKMEVMASCGIHVVETPAEIGTTLAKAVGQTA
- a CDS encoding mechanosensitive ion channel domain-containing protein, which codes for MKRFLLLSAALFSAAFGFAKGDILTLTNGKTFTGTVKQVQACSIDFKAEDGNVFEIPADDIYTLQFANPNSRKLKRYMEMPASDRCMSGTQDAENFHAKKAKHFVLGFLFGPVAIVGTALGNPRPYKDKDTMMYSQNEDLFEDPTYLQCYKRKAKGQNILYATIGFGTALILGALAASGS
- a CDS encoding PhoH family protein; protein product: MTEFTFLLEDISPLEIYGVNNLRLHQIEAGFPDVKVVARGDALRIQGEKEKVDKLKVILGGLLEEVKKKGRVSDNRFEELISNSEQQVKAKVPLASADEVLVHGGSGLMIKPKNLGQRKIVGASENNDIIFAVGPAGTGKTYIAVALAVKAFKEKRVKKIVLCRPAVDAGESLGFLPGDMKDKVDPYLRPMYDALGDMMHTEKLKYYMDNNIIEIVPLAYMRGRTLNRAYVILDEAQNTTEMQIKMFLTRMGEHSKVIITGDDSQIDLPPRQRSGLSQALKILEGIKGIATVRLDAKDVVRHKLVKQIIAAYDREDARKRH
- a CDS encoding SAM-dependent chlorinase/fluorinase, which translates into the protein MAIITLTTDLGDSSHYPAVLKGIILSMCKQPTLVDVTHNISDFDIMQAAFVVKHAYPAFPKGSIHLVGVDPGDPSQHHGIVVKHDDHYFIGADNGIMPLICGKDLHQARWIEHDGLFRTDYPTSFRSARVFAPTAAFLASGGSLEEIGSPADLKELKWGHPSYSNNCLRGKIIHIDKFGNAITNIPRQDFLSIKDDRRFEIFIRNVRLKRIVNTYSDVGKADALAIFGGSGCLEIAMRETSAADLLGLKVNDMITIEFS